TTCCAAGTTTTTCATCCACCATTTCAAGCAAACAACGACTGATCGTACCTTTCATGTGTGAAGCCACTTCCTTAATCTTTGATTTTTGGTTTGCGATTATGACAATTATGACAAAAAAAATACAATTTAACACTGTATTATAAAATAGAATTCAGCTCAAATACCACTGGATGCTAACGACGAAATCTAACCCGTTTTACAATTTCTGGTCCCAAAGCATCCAAGGGCAAAATTTTATCCGCCAAACCTGAACGGGCAACATAGCCAGGCATTCCCCAAATTGTGCTGGAAGCCTCATCCTGCGTCAATATTTGCCCTCCTGCCGCTGAAATCTGTTCACAGCCCCTGAGTCCGTCCTGTCCCATACCTGTCATGACAACCCCCAAACAACTTGAGCCAAAAGTCATGGCGATAGAGCGAAAAAGCACATCAACAGCAGGTCGGCAGGAGTTTTCAGGCGGGTCTTGATTCAAACTGATGCAGGGAGAACCCTCTCGGGTTTGCAAAAGCATGTGATAATTCCCTGGTGCAATATAAGCTGTTCGGGGCTCAAGGAGCATATTTTCTTCAGCCTCTACCACACGAATTTGAGAAAGCCCATCCAAACGCTCTGCCAAATAACGGGTAAACAGAGGGGGCATATGCTGAACCACCAGAATCGGCACGGCAAAATCCTCTGGGAAATGTGGAAAAAGCTGCGCCAAGGCATTGGGGCCTCCCGTAGAAATGCCAATGCCGACAATATCGACACGCTGTAAGACCTTTTTTACGGCAAAGGTAGGTCGCTCAGCAACGGGCTCACGCAAGGGTGCATGCTGCACTGCTGAAGGCAATTTGGGCTTGTATTTCTGATAAAGCGAACGAATCCGGGGCACAAAGGCCTCTAAGATATAGCTTGAAAGTTCTTCTTGGTTGTGCTGAGCCGACATACTGGGTTTAGTCACATAGTCATTGGCTCCCATTGAAAGGGCCTGAATCGTAACCGAAGCCCCCGTTTCAGTCAGTGCACTGAACATAATCACAGGCAACTTATCATACTGCTGGCGAATCCGTGCCAAGGTTTCCAAGCCATTCATTTCAGGCATTTCAATATCTAAAATGACAATATCGGGATTGAGTTGAGGAATACGATCCAAAGCCAATTTTCCATTGCTGACCACGGCCACGACTTCAAATTCCTGAACCGTTGAAAGAATTTTTTTCAACATCTGGCGATTCACGACAGAATCATCCACCACTAAGATACGAATTAATAACATCGTTTACCACATTTCCTGCTCATCGCTATCAATCCTTTTTCAAGCCGTCATTTCAGCATTTACCCAAGATCGATGAATTCTAATCAGACGCTCTACGCTCAATACCCAAGCATTTCTATTCCTCTACGCCAATGAACTTACCTGACTCCCATTCATTGAACAATACAGAATAAAAAATCAAATTAAATTTTTATTCTGTATTAGGATACCCCCTATTGTATTTTATGAACTTAATGTTACAATAAAAATACAATTTAACAATTTGTTCATCATTAATTCATAAAGTTCACATTCTCCTAGAATTCAAAGCATGAACTTTGTTAAAAATTTAACGTTATCACAGGTGAATTCCATGATCGAAACTCTCATCCAAGAAATGAATTTGGATCAAGTGTATCAAGCTTTTCAAACCCCTCCTGAAAATACTGTTTTTCTGGATATTCGACGCCCAGAAGAGTGGGCAGAGGGCGTTATTCCAGGAGCA
The bacterium (Candidatus Blackallbacteria) CG13_big_fil_rev_8_21_14_2_50_49_14 DNA segment above includes these coding regions:
- a CDS encoding chemotaxis response regulator protein-glutamate methylesterase — encoded protein: MLLIRILVVDDSVVNRQMLKKILSTVQEFEVVAVVSNGKLALDRIPQLNPDIVILDIEMPEMNGLETLARIRQQYDKLPVIMFSALTETGASVTIQALSMGANDYVTKPSMSAQHNQEELSSYILEAFVPRIRSLYQKYKPKLPSAVQHAPLREPVAERPTFAVKKVLQRVDIVGIGISTGGPNALAQLFPHFPEDFAVPILVVQHMPPLFTRYLAERLDGLSQIRVVEAEENMLLEPRTAYIAPGNYHMLLQTREGSPCISLNQDPPENSCRPAVDVLFRSIAMTFGSSCLGVVMTGMGQDGLRGCEQISAAGGQILTQDEASSTIWGMPGYVARSGLADKILPLDALGPEIVKRVRFRR